ATGCTGCTCGATCTTGCGCGCAACGACGTCGGCCGGGTCGCCAAGATCGGCACGGTCAAGGTCGTCGAGCAGATGATCGTCGAGCGCTACAGCCACGTCATGCACATCTGCTCGACGGTCGAGGGCCAGCTCGATCCGGCGCGCGGCGACATGCTGGACGCGCTGATGGCGGGCTTCCCCGCCGGCACGGTCTCGGGTGCGCCCAAGGTGCGCGCCATGGAGATCATCGACGAGCTCGAGCCCGAGCGGCGCAACATCTATGGCGGCGCCATCGGCTATTTCGGCGGCTCGGGCGCGATGGACACCTGCATCGCACTCAGGACCGCGGTCCTGAAGGACGGCAAGCTCGTGATCCAGGCCGGCGGCGGCGTCGTCGCCGACAGCGACCCGGAGGCCGAGTACCAGGAGTCCGTCAACAAGTCGAAGGCGCTGGTGCGCGCCGCCGAGGAGGCGAAACGCTTCGCCGCGGGACGCTGACGGCCCGAATTCCGCCACATCCTTCTGCTCTCATCATCGGGTCCGGGCGGTCCCGCCCGGGATCGCCAGCCTCCCCCGGAAAGTCCCAGATATGGCCAATCTGATCGTGCACGGCGGCCGCCCTCTCAGCGGCCGGATCGTTCCTTCGGCGAACAAGAACGCCGTGCTGCCGATCCTGTGCGCGACGCTGCTCACCCAGGAGACGATCCGTCTCCACGGCGTGCCCGACATCACCGACGTCAACAAGATCCTGGAGATCTTCCGGGTGCTGGGCAGCGAGGTCGAGGCCGACCTCACGAACGGCCTGGTCGTGATCCGCCACCACGACACGGTGTTCGACGCGAAGCTGCACCGGCTGCCGGAGCAGATGCGCTCGTCGATCATGCTGGTGCCGCCGCTGCTGCACCGGTTCGGCGTCGCCCGTATCGAAGACGACGTCAAGGGCTGCACGCTCGGCGTGCGCGAGATCGATCCCCATGTCGAGGTGCTGGCCCGATTCGGCGCCGCAGTCGAACGCACCGAGGGCTCGCTCGTCATCCGCGCCCATCGCCCGCTGCAGGCGACCCGCCACTGGCTCGACTATGCCTCGGTTACGACGACCGAGAATTTCGTGCTGTGCGCGGCGCTGGCCGAGGGCACGTCGAAGCTCACCAACGCCGCTTCCGAGCCGCATGTCCAGGAATTCTGCCGCTTCATGGCAATGCTGGGCGCCCGGATCGAAGGCATCGGCACGTCGCAGCTCACCATCCACGGCGTCGAAGGCTTGAGCGGCGGCGACTTCACCTTCGCCGAGGATTTCCACGAGATCGCGACCTTCCTGGCGCTGGGCGGCATCACCGGCGGCAATATCGCGGTCAAGAATTCCCAGGCTGAGCAGTTCCCGCTGATCGACCGGACCTTCGCCAAGTTCGGCATCGCCGTCCATCACGAGGACGGCTGGTCGCGCGCCGAGACGAACGGGCCCCTGAAGGTGCGCCGCCCGTTCACCCAGAACATGCTGACCAAGGTCGAGGCCGCCCCCTGGCCCTATCTGCCGGTCGACCTGCTGCCGATCTTCATCGCGCTCGGGGTCAAGGCCGAGGGCAGCGTCATGTTCTGGAACAAGGTCTATGACGGGGCGCTCGGCTGGTCGGTCGAGCTCTCCAAGTTCGGCGCGCACACGTTCCTGTCGGATCCGCATCGGCTCATCACGTTCGGCGGCCATCCGCTGATCCCGGCCGAGGTCGAGAGCCCCTACATCATCCGCGTGTCGATCGCGCTCCTGATGCTGGCCGCCAGCATCGATGGCCGCTCGGTCATCAAGAACGCGACGCCGATCCGCCGCGCCCATCCGCGCTTCGCCGAGAACCTCCGCTCGCTCGGCGCCGACGTCGAATGGACGACGAGCGACTGAGCCACTGGGGAAGCGGTTGAGAGCGTGTCAGCGTCGAGCCAGCACGACTGAACGTGGAACAGTCGCGGATCGCGTACCACGCCGAA
The genomic region above belongs to Aliidongia dinghuensis and contains:
- a CDS encoding UDP-N-acetylglucosamine 1-carboxyvinyltransferase: MANLIVHGGRPLSGRIVPSANKNAVLPILCATLLTQETIRLHGVPDITDVNKILEIFRVLGSEVEADLTNGLVVIRHHDTVFDAKLHRLPEQMRSSIMLVPPLLHRFGVARIEDDVKGCTLGVREIDPHVEVLARFGAAVERTEGSLVIRAHRPLQATRHWLDYASVTTTENFVLCAALAEGTSKLTNAASEPHVQEFCRFMAMLGARIEGIGTSQLTIHGVEGLSGGDFTFAEDFHEIATFLALGGITGGNIAVKNSQAEQFPLIDRTFAKFGIAVHHEDGWSRAETNGPLKVRRPFTQNMLTKVEAAPWPYLPVDLLPIFIALGVKAEGSVMFWNKVYDGALGWSVELSKFGAHTFLSDPHRLITFGGHPLIPAEVESPYIIRVSIALLMLAASIDGRSVIKNATPIRRAHPRFAENLRSLGADVEWTTSD